A genome region from Variovorax paradoxus includes the following:
- a CDS encoding 3-keto-5-aminohexanoate cleavage protein: MSKRKVIVTIAPTGGMAHKSQNPHLPTQPAEIAADTLRCWNAGASVVAIHARRADDGATCNADVYRDINSRIRTGGCDIVINNSTGGGVHGDMVKPLAGDRWEIAWEERIKGMDAGAEMCTLDATTLNLSFEGKQILMDTPITRGRELAAGMKARGIKPEWEVFSPTHILQDTTTLIGEGHDDEPYFINLVMNVHRNFQNAMPYSPRNLQMMVDTLPKGAIFGVSGIGMSQLEANVAALLLGGHARVGLEDNLYFRHGELATNVQLTERIVRVIRELDMEVATPAEARQIMGLPRTGGPRPEFALG, encoded by the coding sequence CCCAGCCCGCCGAGATCGCCGCCGACACGCTGCGCTGCTGGAACGCCGGCGCCAGCGTGGTGGCGATCCACGCGCGCCGCGCCGACGACGGCGCCACCTGCAACGCCGACGTGTACCGCGACATCAACAGCCGCATCCGCACGGGCGGCTGCGACATCGTCATCAACAACTCCACCGGCGGCGGCGTGCACGGCGACATGGTGAAGCCGCTGGCCGGCGACCGCTGGGAAATCGCGTGGGAAGAGCGCATCAAGGGCATGGACGCCGGCGCCGAGATGTGCACGCTCGACGCCACCACGCTCAACCTGAGCTTCGAGGGCAAGCAGATCCTGATGGACACGCCGATCACGCGTGGCCGCGAACTGGCCGCCGGCATGAAGGCGCGCGGCATCAAGCCCGAGTGGGAGGTGTTCAGCCCCACCCACATCCTGCAGGACACGACCACGCTGATCGGCGAGGGCCACGACGACGAGCCCTACTTCATCAACCTGGTGATGAACGTGCACCGCAACTTCCAGAACGCGATGCCGTACTCGCCGCGCAACCTGCAGATGATGGTCGACACGTTGCCCAAGGGTGCCATCTTCGGCGTGAGCGGCATCGGCATGTCGCAGCTCGAGGCCAACGTGGCGGCGCTGCTGCTGGGCGGCCATGCGCGCGTGGGGCTGGAGGACAACCTGTACTTCCGCCACGGCGAGCTGGCCACCAACGTGCAGCTCACCGAGCGCATCGTGCGGGTGATTCGCGAACTCGACATGGAGGTGGCCACGCCGGCCGAGGCGCGCCAGATCATGGGCCTGCCGCGCACGGGCGGCCCGCGGCCCGAGTTCGCTCTGGGCTGA